taactcTTTGCTGCATCTGGAATGTATTGGTGAGAGGAGGGGACTGCACACCCAGCCGGAGAGGGGGCCTCATTTCCCCTTCAGATTGCTTTCTTCCCAgccccctctcctccttcctttggGCCCCCagagagaaagatgaaagagGGGCTGGGGAAAGGCACAGGCTCGCAGCAGCCATTCCTGCCCAGGGAGGCCACTGCCACCCACAGTGGCCATAGCTTCTCACCCGACATGGCtgcatttgtttatctgtttgaggaggaaacagaggtgccctccctggtagctggggtgcagtgacattGCAATGGCCGGAAGCCAAAAGGCAGACGGTGGCGCTGGAAGCGGAAGCCTTCTTGAGGGGCACAAGCCACTCTCAGGATGGTGGTCTACAAACCTCATAAGAATAAAGCTGGGGCAAACGTGCCACTAGGCGGGCATCCTTGGCTGGGGGCCAGAGCAGGAGGGCACCAGGGTCAGCAGGGGCCAGCGGGGAAAGCGCCAGGCTGACCCTCTGGGGTGGGTCTCCGGGTCTCTGCTCACGggcctctctgtctcctctccagACTCACTGCTCCTAAGATCCCAGAAGGGGAGAAAGTGGACTTTGATGTAAGTTTACAGGACTCTGGTTAACATGGCCACAGTTTCCCCACACCCCAGCTTTTGGGCTCTAGGCCTCAGAAGGTCActtcctcccaagtagccagagCCGGGGCCTCCTGGGTCCGGGCAATTCTACCATAACTTATTCCTGGGCCAGAGGAAACCCCTCTAAGAATAAgcatctctcttcccttctcctccatCTATCCTTCTAtcaatccatccacccacccacgtaAGCTCCTACCCATTCACCTATCCATTcatacacccacccacccacccatccactcaaccatctatccatccattcatccacccaaccacccacctacccatccatctctccatccatccatccatccatccatcctgccttacttccatccatccaaccaGCCACGTATCcactcacccattcatccatccatccacccacccaaccaCCCATCCATACCCTCACCCACCTATCCACTCACTCATCTCTCCACTCACCTACTtgctcacccacccatccacccatccatccatccattcatacCACTCATtcatctactcatccatccatcgATCCATCTATCATCCACTCACATaaccatccactcatccaccctcccacccacccacccattcacccattcatcctcccatccacccacccacccactcacccaccatcCACTCATCCTCTACCATTAATCCACATAATCATTCCTCCAcccatctacctatccatccattcatccatccatccatttctccaatcatccatctatccacccagtCATCTGTCTCCATCCTCtctcactcatccacccatccatcagtTCATCTGTTCACATGCCTATCTATTTATCCAACAATTTCTCTCACTCTGCAGTCTTCTCTCTGCCAGGCCCATGCAGGGCATCTCTGAGGATGATGACAGAGCCAAGTCAGGGCCAGTCCATCCTAAGGATGCTGAGGACCTTATGGCTGGGCACCATCCTTGCTGTGTGGCTCAGGAATCAGGCCACCCTCGGCCCCTATGAGGATAGCAGCCATGGCAATGTGGAGAAGGCAAAACATTCCTTGCCACTTGCCATTTTCATGGTGGCCAAGGGAGTCAGGGCTTCTCTGCTGGGGCCAGGGAAGGGACCTCTTGCTGCAAGGCAGGCCAGGCAGGGCAGAGGTTGGAGAGAGGGGTGGGGCTCACGCCCACTGCCCCTGCCCACAGGACATCCAGAAGAAGCGTCAGAACAAAGACCTAATGGAGCTCCAGGCCCTCATCGACAGCCACTTTGAAGCccggaagaaggaggaggaggagctggtcGCTCTCAAAGACAGAATCGTGAGTGGGGCAGTTCAGGTTGCAGCAGGGGCTGGTGGACTCCCTTGGAGGAGCCGGGGACAGGGCTGAGCAGACCCCCTTCTCTGGCTGCAGGAGAAGCGCCGTGCGGAGAGAGCGGAGCAGCAGAGGATTCGtgcagagaaggagagggagcGCCAGAACAGACTGGCGGTGAGGGCACCATCCGCACTGCTGCCTCATGAGCGAATGAGCCCCAGGCCCAGAGAAATGCAGGGGGCTGAGGCCTTCCTCCTCCCGGGGTTCCCATTGTCATTGGCCAATGATCAGAGCCACTGGCTAAGGCCCCGGTGCCCTGCAGAACCCCTCGCCAGAAAACAAATCCTGGCCAAGACCTGGAGCTTCCTTCCAGATAGTTCTAAGCCCAGGGTGGGCCCTTCCAGACAGCTCTAAGCCCAGGGTGGGTCCCTAAAGCCTGCCCAGAAAGCATAGCCCTCTCTCCATCCCCGAGCATCTTGGGGATGGGGTCTCCACAGGAGGAAAAGGccagaagggaggaggaggatgccAAGAGGAGGGCAGAGGACGacctgaagaagaagaaagctctGTCTTCCATGGGAGCCAACTACAGCAGCTACCTGGCCAAGGTGTGTGCCGCTGCTGGGAGCACGGTGGCAGCCTTCAGTGTGGGCTACGCCCTGTGCCCTCCTGAGACCAGGCCCCTCTCTTTGGGCCTGTCCCCTACAGGCTGACCAGAAGAGAGGCAAGAAGCAGACGGCCCGGGAAATGAAGAAGAAGATTCTGGCTGAGAGACGCAAGCCGCTCAACATCGACCACCTCGGTGAAGACAAACTGAGGTGAGGGGTGGGTGTTGTGGGGCTCAGCCCCACGGGGTGGCCCCTGCAGGAGCTGCCGACTGCTCCTCAGGCTGCCAAGGACCGTGCTCCCCAGTGGCTGCAGGAGGACTCCAGGGGCCTGGCCCTGCCTTTGGGGCTTATTCAACGAAGCCTCACCACTTCCTCTGCCCCAGGGACAAGGCCAAGGAGCTCTGGGAGACCCTGCACCAGCTGGAGATCGACAAGTTCGAGTTTGGGGAGAAGCTGAAACGCCAGAAATATGATGTGAGTCCCGGCACCTCCGGCCCTGGGGCCCTAGCGGCTTTCACTCACCAGCAGAGCAGCCACCTCCCTGCGTCCCTGCCAAACTCTGGACCTGCCCACCCCAGGGACCTGGACCCTGAGAGGCCCAAACAGGCTGTTGCCACGGACCCCTGGCTGAGGCTGCTTTCCTGCTGGGGACTGTGGCCAGAGCCCGTCCTCCTGGCTGGCCATGCAGCACCCTGAGCGATGAACCTGGCCCCTTTGGGCGGCCTTGGTTACCCCTGCCAAAAGGACTGTCGTGGCAGAGCAGCCATGGCCAAGTGGACTCAGGGTTCATTTTCGGAGCCCCTTTAAACTTATAGAAAGTCCCCATCATCACCCAGCTCGGCCCTGGGGCACCGAGTCCGTCTGGTGTGGGGTGTCCTTTCCACAGAGACTCCTCCACAAACCCAGACTCTGGCTTCCACCAGGGCCCTGGACACCTGCTTCCTCAGGGCAGACAGAGAGGGGTGACACACTGCACCCTGTGGCTGGGAAAAGGGGCCTGGGACTGTGCCCGTCTGGGACGGAGCAGAGCCACCATCCCATGCAGGCACTATCGCCGCAGGCAAAGCTGGGACTGGGGAAGGCAGCCTGCCCGGGCGGCCTCAGGGACTGGGGTACAATGTGGGACCTAGGGTGGAAGCCAAGCTGCTTCCCACCCTCCCAAACACCCGTTTGGGCTCCAGGGGCGAGGGGTGAGGGGCGCAGCCATGGGTGATCCGCGTGCTCGGGGCAAATGCAGACACTCCAGCATCACCATCAGGGCCACGATGTCCACCCTCCAGCTCCGCCAGAGGCCCCAGGGGAGGGCGGCTGTGCCCACGGGGCTTGTGCTCTACCCAGGTGCGGCGGGTGTGGGGCGACCAGTCCAAGCCAGCCGGGCAAATCCGAGCTCCTTCTCGGGGGTTCTGGGCAGGCCACCTGTTCCACCTGAGCTACCACGAGCTCCCCTCCGACAGAGGCAGGGCGATTACACTCCCTCCCAGAGCTGTCCCCAGGGGGTCCAGGCATGAGGGACAGCCCTGACCTCACCCTTGGGGCTCTCCCAGAGGGGCTGGCCCTGAGATGGGCATCACGGCACAGGACCCAGGCCCTTCCCATGCTGTGTTCCCAGAgcggagtcagggacccactggcTTTGGATAGATGCAGCCATAGCGGGCCCCCAGGGGCTCCAGAGCCTGGAGGGCCATCACCAGGCCAAGCTAGCCCACAGCGGGGCCTCGATGCCCCAGCCGCCCATCCAGCCTTGTAACCATCTTGGTCTTTCTAGATCATGAATGTCCGGGCCAGAGTGCAGATGCTGGCCAAGTTGTAAGTAGCCGGGTCCGCCCTGGGCCAGGCCCGTGGGTGTGCGCTGCACGGTGAGGTGAACCTCTCGCATGGCAAAAACCTGGATCGCTCAGGATGCTGGCGGCAGGGGGCCTGGAGCCTTCCTCCCGCCCCCGCCCTCCCCTCGTGCCTGCAGCCGGGGGCTTCCCAGTGGCCGCTGCCCTGTTGGCAAGCGAGGAAGGGCCCCCACCTTCCCAGGAGCTCCGCCTCAAGCCAGCAGCGGCCACAGAGTGCCCCTGGGCACAGGCACGAGGGCGGGAGCGGCTGGCCCAGGAGCAGCAGGGCCGCTCGGAGCTCTGAGCTCAGCGGCTGAGGGGAGCTGGAGCTGAGAAGGAGGGGTCCGCAGGCCTCACCTGCAACCCCTCCCCGGCCCCATCCGTGCTCCGTACCCCCTGCCCCACATCCTGCCGCAGGCTGAAGGTAAGTGGCCAGCTACGGGCTGCTGTGTGTGGCAGTCCAGGCCAGTACAGGCTGGCGAGAGTAAGTCCAGGCACGAGCCCAGGGGCAACGGGACGGTGTCCCCCTGCACAAGGAGCCAGGAGACAGTAAGGGAGCCGAGGAGCCCTCATGGGGGCCCAGCAGCCCTGGGTCGCGCAGCCCAGCCCACCCTGCGGTGGAGACAGGCCTTCACCCAGTACACGCAGGCCTGGCCCTCGGGTCGTCGCAGTGAGTCACTCATGTTGTTCACAGATCACCACGCTCAGGAGCCGCATTGACCAGGCCCAGAAGCAGTGAGTAGCCCTGCCGTCCTCGCTCCGCACTGGGCACAGGGGCCCTTGGGGCCAGCCGCTGTAGCCAGTCCCTAACAAGGGCCGGTGGTGGCTGGCCTCGGCAGGGCAGTAACGAGACTAACCCGGCCAGGCCGCCCGGGCCAGCATGCACAGGCCTGTGGCCAGGGACCCGGagcctcctccctctcctgcacGCAGGGGAGCCCTGGGGGATGGCAGAGTCAGGAGGAGGGATCCCAGTGGGGCTTGCCTGTCACGCCCTCGCCCCGAGTCTGGCActggctgcagggagagggcagCCAGGGGACCCCTAGAAggggctactcgggaggccttTGGTGTGGCCAACCTGGGCCCCAGGGTATCCCGCCAGTGTCCCACCCTCCAAGGGGACCTAGGACAGGGAAGTAAGCAGTCAGGGCTTCATCACCAGCCCCTCTGTGACGCTGGGCAAAATCATGGACTCCTcaggatggtgaaacctcgtccatAAAATCATGTCCCTGGGGGCTGTGGGATCCCTTGACACAGCTACTCGACCACCTGCATGGGGCTGCACCCAGCGTGCCCCCGGCGATGCCACGCTGGGGATCCTGTCATGGAGCCCAGCTGCACAGCCAGTGCCATTTCCCCAAGGATCGCAGTGTTCGGGGGCTACTTGGAGTTTCGATGTTTTCTGGgattcttccccctcctcctgtaGCCCTGGCTTCCCTGCGGCGCCCAGGGCAGGCTCCTCCGTGGTGCACGTGACCTCACGGCCTCCCTGTTGTGCCGTCAGGGGTCATTGCAGGCCCCTCTGAGGGTGGGCAGTCGGTGTGGTGTGCATGTGCCtgcgtgtatgcatgtgtgcatgtgctgaGGGTGCCCAGGAATGTGTGTGAGGGCACGGCCTTTGCCAGCCAGGTGTCCTGCTGAGCAGCCGCGTCTGAATGGGGCCGGCCTCGCAGGCCGAAGCACTCCTGTCCTCCACCCGCCTTCGTCCCTCACCCGCACCCAGCTCCTCCTGGCTCGTGGCCACATGAAGACCTCAGACAAATGGGGCAGGCTCCTGGGCCCCTCAGAGGCCACCGTCTGGAGGGGCATGAGCTCTTTCAAGGCCAAGCGTCTAGGATTATCATTATCTGCTAAGACAGTCTTCCCCAGCTCGGGGGTCTGTCTGCAGTGGTACCTCAGGCAAAGAAAGGAGGACAGAGGGAGGGTGCCCCGGGCTCACGTGCCAGCCCCCTAACCACACTAACGACCTAGGCCCGCCAGGCACAGGTGAGTGGGCACTGCCTGGACTGAAGCTGGGTGTGCACCGCAAGCTTGGGCCGGGCCTGTGCCCTGAGAGCAGCCTGGGGTCGGGCTGAGAGTCTGCCCAGGGTGGGGGACCAGGAGGGGCATGGCCAGAGGCCCTGACCCTGAAGGATCACTTGCTTCCCATTTGCAGCAGCAAGAAGGCTGGGACCCCAGCCAAGGGCAAAGTCGGCGGGCGCTGGAAGTAGAGAGGCCAGAAAGGCCCCTCGAGGCAGAGACCCTCCGCCCTCTTGCACACCAGGGCCGCTCGTGGGACTCCACACCCTCCAGCCCCCACAATCCTGTCAGGGGCTCCCTGACAATCCTGGGGGTGGAGAGGCCATCCCGGGGCGTCCCCCGCGTCTGTGTCCTTGCTGCCTTCATCCCCTGGGGCCTGTGAATAAAGCTGCAGAACCCCCTTCACAGTCTGTACTTGCTTTTGCATGGGGGCCCCGGGGGACACGAGAGGAGGCAGGTAGGGGCTAGCCAATGGCACAGCGTCCTGGTCATCCGTGGGGCCAGCTCAGGAGGGCACTGGCCAGTACGCGCAGGGCCAGCTCAGGAGGGCACTGGCCAGCACGTGCCACCTGCTGCTACGGCCAGGGCGGTGCCTGGATGCCCATCAGACGCTGCCCACAGCTTTTCCCTCTAAAATGTGGGCTCCATCCCCGCGCAAGCCTATAGGACCCCTCCACTCTCCATTCCCACAGGGTCTTTGTGCAGAAGGGGATGATCTGCAGgcctcacccccagccccagacCCTGGCCATCTGCGCCAGCTGTCAATCCACTGGGGGCAGAGAAACTTTGCCTcgggagggggtgagggaggagggcagggctgTGAAAGAGACTTTGCCACCCCCCagaaaggcagaggcaggcgggaGCGGCTCCTGTGTGAGGGGCGCACCCCAGGCCCTGGTCGGGGAAAAACAGTGCAGGAGAGTGCACTCCCAGCAGACAGCAGGCAGGGAAGACACAGACAGCCTTCTCCGGAACGCAGGACAGCAGAGCGCACGCGGGTCGTAAATCTGAAAATCCTGACCAGAGAAAATTATGGAAAATATAAATCATAGAAATTGGATCAAGACGCAGAGACTTGAACAGCAAAATATTCACAGAGGAAGGTTTGGAGTCCAGAACGGCCCCCAGAAAGACTCAGGGGCGGGCGGCCACATCTGGGAGTTCTGCTGCCGGGGATGGGGGCCAAGGAGCGGGGGATGGGGGGGGAGCAGCACGGCCCCCTCAGTCTGCGATGGGGATGGGGACAAGGCCAGGACCCAGAGGACAAAACAGAACCTCCAGATAGCATCACACACATGTGCAGGccccgcaacacacacacacacaacatcaccccccacaacacacacacacacacaaacgtcaccgcccacaacacacacacacacacaaaatcacccccccacaacacacacacacacatcaccccccacgacgcacacacacacacacaa
This genomic window from Pan troglodytes isolate AG18354 chromosome 9, NHGRI_mPanTro3-v2.0_pri, whole genome shotgun sequence contains:
- the TNNT3 gene encoding troponin T, fast skeletal muscle isoform X4 produces the protein MSDEEVEQVEEQYEEEEEAQEEAAEVHEEEEKPRPKLTAPKIPEGEKVDFDDIQKKRQNKDLMELQALIDSHFEARKKEEEELVALKDRIEKRRAERAEQQRIRAEKERERQNRLAEEKARREEEDAKRRAEDDLKKKKALSSMGANYSSYLAKADQKRGKKQTAREMKKKILAERRKPLNIDHLGEDKLRDKAKELWETLHQLEIDKFEFGEKLKRQKYDITTLRSRIDQAQKHSKKAGTPAKGKVGGRWK
- the TNNT3 gene encoding troponin T, fast skeletal muscle isoform X10, whose protein sequence is MSDEEVEQVEEQYEEEEEAQEEEEVQEEEKPRPKLTAPKIPEGEKVDFDDIQKKRQNKDLMELQALIDSHFEARKKEEEELVALKDRIEKRRAERAEQQRIRAEKERERQNRLAEEKARREEEDAKRRAEDDLKKKKALSSMGANYSSYLAKADQKRGKKQTAREMKKKILAERRKPLNIDHLGEDKLRDKAKELWETLHQLEIDKFEFGEKLKRQKYDIMNVRARVQMLAKFSKKAGTPAKGKVGGRWK
- the TNNT3 gene encoding troponin T, fast skeletal muscle isoform X6 gives rise to the protein MSDEEVEQVEEQYEEEEEAQEEAAEVHEEVHEPEEVQEEEKPRPKLTAPKIPEGEKVDFDDIQKKRQNKDLMELQALIDSHFEARKKEEEELVALKDRIEKRRAERAEQQRIRAEKERERQNRLAEEKARREEEDAKRRAEDDLKKKKALSSMGANYSSYLAKADQKRGKKQTAREMKKKILAERRKPLNIDHLGEDKLRDKAKELWETLHQLEIDKFEFGEKLKRQKYDITTLRSRIDQAQKHSKKAGTPAKGKVGGRWK
- the TNNT3 gene encoding troponin T, fast skeletal muscle isoform X8, with the translated sequence MSDEEVEQVEEQYEEEEEAQEEAAEVHEEVHEPEEKPRPKLTAPKIPEGEKVDFDDIQKKRQNKDLMELQALIDSHFEARKKEEEELVALKDRIEKRRAERAEQQRIRAEKERERQNRLAEEKARREEEDAKRRAEDDLKKKKALSSMGANYSSYLAKADQKRGKKQTAREMKKKILAERRKPLNIDHLGEDKLRDKAKELWETLHQLEIDKFEFGEKLKRQKYDITTLRSRIDQAQKHSKKAGTPAKGKVGGRWK
- the TNNT3 gene encoding troponin T, fast skeletal muscle isoform X7; the encoded protein is MSDEEVEQVEEQYEEEEEAQEEAAEVHEEEEVQEEEKPRPKLTAPKIPEGEKVDFDDIQKKRQNKDLMELQALIDSHFEARKKEEEELVALKDRIEKRRAERAEQQRIRAEKERERQNRLAEEKARREEEDAKRRAEDDLKKKKALSSMGANYSSYLAKADQKRGKKQTAREMKKKILAERRKPLNIDHLGEDKLRDKAKELWETLHQLEIDKFEFGEKLKRQKYDITTLRSRIDQAQKHSKKAGTPAKGKVGGRWK
- the TNNT3 gene encoding troponin T, fast skeletal muscle isoform X9, yielding MSDEEVEQVEEQYEEEEEAQEEEEVQEEEKPRPKLTAPKIPEGEKVDFDDIQKKRQNKDLMELQALIDSHFEARKKEEEELVALKDRIEKRRAERAEQQRIRAEKERERQNRLAEEKARREEEDAKRRAEDDLKKKKALSSMGANYSSYLAKADQKRGKKQTAREMKKKILAERRKPLNIDHLGEDKLRDKAKELWETLHQLEIDKFEFGEKLKRQKYDITTLRSRIDQAQKHSKKAGTPAKGKVGGRWK
- the TNNT3 gene encoding troponin T, fast skeletal muscle isoform X3, whose amino-acid sequence is MSDEEVEQVEEQYEEEEEAQEEAAEVHEEVHEPEEKPRPKLTAPKIPEGEKVDFDDIQKKRQNKDLMELQALIDSHFEARKKEEEELVALKDRIEKRRAERAEQQRIRAEKERERQNRLAEEKARREEEDAKRRAEDDLKKKKALSSMGANYSSYLAKADQKRGKKQTAREMKKKILAERRKPLNIDHLGEDKLRDKAKELWETLHQLEIDKFEFGEKLKRQKYDIMNVRARVQMLAKFSKKAGTPAKGKVGGRWK
- the TNNT3 gene encoding troponin T, fast skeletal muscle isoform X5, encoding MSDEEVEQVEEQYEEEEEAQEEEEKPRPKLTAPKIPEGEKVDFDDIQKKRQNKDLMELQALIDSHFEARKKEEEELVALKDRIEKRRAERAEQQRIRAEKERERQNRLAEEKARREEEDAKRRAEDDLKKKKALSSMGANYSSYLAKADQKRGKKQTAREMKKKILAERRKPLNIDHLGEDKLRDKAKELWETLHQLEIDKFEFGEKLKRQKYDITTLRSRIDQAQKHSKKAGTPAKGKVGGRWK
- the TNNT3 gene encoding troponin T, fast skeletal muscle isoform X1, which produces MSDEEVEQVEEQYEEEEEAQEEAAEVHEEVHEPEEVQEEEKPRPKLTAPKIPEGEKVDFDDIQKKRQNKDLMELQALIDSHFEARKKEEEELVALKDRIEKRRAERAEQQRIRAEKERERQNRLAEEKARREEEDAKRRAEDDLKKKKALSSMGANYSSYLAKADQKRGKKQTAREMKKKILAERRKPLNIDHLGEDKLRDKAKELWETLHQLEIDKFEFGEKLKRQKYDIMNVRARVQMLAKFSKKAGTPAKGKVGGRWK
- the TNNT3 gene encoding troponin T, fast skeletal muscle isoform X2, translating into MSDEEVEQVEEQYEEEEEAQEEAAEVHEEDTAEEDAEEEKPRPKLTAPKIPEGEKVDFDDIQKKRQNKDLMELQALIDSHFEARKKEEEELVALKDRIEKRRAERAEQQRIRAEKERERQNRLAEEKARREEEDAKRRAEDDLKKKKALSSMGANYSSYLAKADQKRGKKQTAREMKKKILAERRKPLNIDHLGEDKLRDKAKELWETLHQLEIDKFEFGEKLKRQKYDITTLRSRIDQAQKHSKKAGTPAKGKVGGRWK